Within Porites lutea chromosome 2, jaPorLute2.1, whole genome shotgun sequence, the genomic segment CAACATTTGATGCTGAGCTGCTTTACTTTCTTGCTCTTTCTTCTTCAATTCCATTTCTTCCTTCCGGAATTCCTTCTCAttctcaaatttttcttttagaatttgCACAGCTTCAGTGGTACTTCTTCTGCTTTTTGGTTTCATAACTTCATCACATGAATCAGcattcctcttttttgtttGGCCCAGGCGCTCCAAGGCCTTCAACCTACTTTCTTCGGCTGACGCCTTGTCGTTTTCATTCTTCTTGGTAAGAGTGTtagtgttttctttcctttctaaatCAGCTGCCTGTTCTTTTTCTATGATTTCACACAATGCCATCTCCAATTCTGTTTCCTCGTCACATTTCATGCCAGAACCCTGCTCTTCatttctcaccttttctttgTACTTCCTCAGCAAAAGAGTGAGCCTGTCCCTAACAGACCGCGTTCTTACAGTGAATTTGGGTACACTGAGCCCATTTAAGTTTTGTGCTATTTCTCCCCAGATTTCTCCTCTCTCTCTACTTTGCTTTGGGTGCTTGAATGGTTCCATGACAAGAACTTCTCTGCATAGCATGAGATCGTGCTCTTCTGACCACTTCATGGAATAATTTCTGAATATAAATAAAGTgccaataattatatttttacagTCAGTGTTAATATTGGTAAGCTTACAAACTTTTGATTCCATATTAATTGCCTAAAACGATTTCTGTGCTGCAGtaaaaattacttgtaaataaacttttttttctcgagGTGAAAATCAGTACAGCGTAAAACATGACTGTAGAacgatttaaaaaaatcttcatgTGCAAAAATTATCGACTACCACAACTTGGCTTTGAGAGGGCTTTTATATCAGCAAAAAAGTGAGGTAAGTTTATTCAGAGTTTAGCTATAAAGGTGGATTCTTACCTCAAATGTATTTACACGAATAGTTTAGACTTTCAAAGAcgaacaaaacttcataaaaatcCCGACAGGATTTTTACAAAACTGTTATCAAATGCGGTTTAAATAATACAACTTACATTTATTAAAACGCTTGAACTTACCCTGATGTTCCTGCTGCATCCAtcacttcttcttttcttctaagACTGTCAAATTTTTCCTGCAACATCGAAAAATCGGGGTTTTTTACTTCACAGCAACAGGAATAACTTACGGCTTCTGTCTTATCTACTAAGAAAAACCTTGGGATTCaagaaattgcaaaattaagaaagaaaatagaagaaaataagTCAAGCAATACTCACGTTCACCACAGGACGTCAAATGGCGGCAAATGGCGTCCTCAACGAGGTGTGGACGACGAGCTCGTGCTCGTTTGGGCATGCGTGGTAGCATCATGGTTCGTTTTCCAACTTCCGGTAGTTGACGTTCACGTGCTCGTCGTCACTGCTAAAGGTCCCTACTGTTTCCCGCTGAAAACCCGCCATTCTTTTACGCAGGAAAGCATGTCGGGAAGGCACAGCCAGCTAGACTTGTACCCAGACCTTCGGTTACCTTGAGAGCCAAAACGGAAAATGTTCCGTGTGCTACAGATTTTGTTGTATGAAACAAAAATACACAATACTAAAGGTAAAGCAATGTAGACTTAATATACAGCGATTCGGTTTTGTTTTATTGACAAATACCgtacacagaaaaa encodes:
- the LOC140926917 gene encoding uncharacterized protein produces the protein MKWSEEHDLMLCREVLVMEPFKHPKQSRERGEIWGEIAQNLNGLSVPKFTVRTRSVRDRLTLLLRKYKEKVRNEEQGSGMKCDEETELEMALCEIIEKEQAADLERKENTNTLTKKNENDKASAEESRLKALERLGQTKKRNADSCDEVMKPKSRRSTTEAVQILKEKFENEKEFRKEEMELKKKEQESKAAQHQMLIDQQRQNQQQYQDVMKMMAEQQQRQEQQLQNFQMLFLQQQQQQSQMLMSLLEKVMPKSS